The segment ACCGAGTAGGACGATAAATATGCATGATCAGATGACATTGCCGTCTACTGGTCGAGTTGTATGTTTTATCTTTTTGAAAGGAATAGTTGTATGTTTTTATCAAAAAGAAATGCTAACTGAGTAGTAAGTAGGCTCAAAGCATAGGCACACTGAATTAGCTGAATGGTTTTACCAAAGGCCAACAAATTAAGATTTCAGTGAATATTGCTAGTTGTCTGTCAGCTGGTTAGCGCTTGCCAGTTGCCAATGAAGTGTTTCGACACGCGACGaacatgaggaaaaaaaaaagagagtaacaCACAgtgttaaaaagaaaagaatatccAGATTCCAGAGGGGTTGGGAGTTTTAATCTCCGAACCCCCTCGATCATGCATCTGTAAACGTTATCCTCCGGTATTTTCTTTTAAGTTGTCCAGATTAATTGCTGTACGTTTGACCTTTCTGCATCATCCATCTATCCATCACAAATGATGTCCATCGGTCCAGCTCATCCATCAAGACAAGTCAGATAACACTACTAATCTCAGAAGCTATGACTCTCAATTTGACTGCCAACAGTAATGGTTGATATATACGGTCATAATCGAAACTAGTGTAATAGTTCATTTATTCAAGGTGATCTAATTAAACAAAAAGGAACAAACACTAGAAAGAAAACGATAGTAGCAGTAGAATAAGAATGCACCATTAAAAAGGAGAAACAGAGGGGTCGGTGTAGTAGTTTTAGCCTACGTAATCCTACTTCGTTGGTTCAAGCTGATCGAagcaaataaattaacttaaatTATTAAGGTCCATCCATGCAGTAGCATACAGCGTcgcatgattattattattacgtGTGGCTGCAAAACGGATATAAATAAACAAGCAATCAAACTAATTTAATCAATCGATGGATTGCATTGCTATCATGGATATGATGCATCAGGCTGGCAGGCGATCCATCCATCAGAGAattctggtggtggtggcaacgccgacggcggcggaggcggcggagtccCGGCGGCAGTCGTTGAGCATGTCGAGGTAGGGCTGGCATCTGCTGACGTGGATCCCTTGCTGGGCGACGCATTCCTGGAACGCCTTCTTGTGGGCGCCGCACGCATCCAACATTGGATGagccgcagcggcggccgccggcgccggagaagacgaAGTGGACGTGGCGTCGACGACGTTGACGGTGCGAGGGCCGAAGACGGCGTCCATCCCCCTCTGCACCATCCCGTAACCCGTGCCCCATCCCCACCCTGCATTTTCACTTCATGATTATGCCGTCCAGTTTGAGAGCGGCTCGATTATTTACTTATTAACATGAAAAATTAATATTATGGAAAATAAATTTCGCAATTAAGTGGTAGGTGTACGACCAATACAATAGGTACAAAAGTATTTTGATAAATCATGCATATTTCTCAGAAGCACGAAGCAAATAATCCAGTGACAAAAAtctgattaaaaaaactaaggtCAAATATCTATACTCCATTtagtatagtatttttttttatttatcaccTACTCAATCATATTTTCCATTAACTACCTAATAATGTACTTTAATGTTATAAAATAATCTCTGCACATGTACGATTCTATCACatttcatcagtattgtacaataTGAATGaaattattctaaaaaaaattactattaCTTTGTTTAATCGGTAGCAAATTAAAGCACGGTATTTGGCTAGTAGATTAATTTGCATCTATGCATGGAGAGCAAGTGTATATATAGCAGTATATAGCATTGTGGAGCTAGCTAGAAATTTAGGGTCTGTTTCACTTTCATGTCATTTTCAACTttactaaattttgataaagttattaaaaaaatggctacatttagtttgctgccaaattttgagaactatataagaaattatgccaaaattttgacaaattactaaaattttggcaactatgctaaaatgccaaaatttgataatgtttTTTTGCAACAAAGTGAATAGAGCCttagtaagcaaattgaataacTAACTGACCATCAAAGAAAGCAGATCCGATGGATCCTATGACGGAGTCATTGCTGCCGGAGGAAGTATTCTTGGTGGCCGGAGCTGTGCCTGTGctcttcgccgccggcgtggtcgcCGGAGCAGCACGGGGTACTGCTTTCGTGCCCGTGCTGCTGCCGCGGAAGCTtgacctccctcctcctcctgcacgTACgcaccaattaattaattcaatTTAGTTACTGGCTAGCTTAATTATACTAATAatttaattcacaaaagttaaGCTGTTGCTACTACTTATTAGCGATATATTGACCCAGTGATCGGTCGGCCGGATCTACCAAATAATGCACGACTGATCGATCGAAGAACAAAATTAAGGTCGATCGAAGAATCTAACctccaccgcggccgccgcgaccCATGGATGGCGTTTGTCGGATCTCGGCGACGAACAATCAACTACGATCGTCGGAGAATCTATTAGTAATTTGTTTACAGTGCGCGGGCAGAGCATAGGGCTgcgagtatatatatagagagagagatatggAGATAACGAATTAATTAACGACGAAGATACAGTATATTATATGATTGGTTTCTTTCTTTTCGGTGAAGGAAGGGCTGAATTTCATCTTCGTATCTCCATTGAGAAACGAACTCCGCTGATCTCGCGGTTGCAGTAAATGTACACCTATCTATACTAGTAGTACCAGGCAGTTGAAACACAACGTACATAGTGGGCCGGGCCTTGGTCGGCTGCAGGCCCACCAAAGCTAGCGCACGTACGTCCAGCCCATGACGAACCAGTCCAACACAAACACATCACAACTCAGTTTAACTCTAACCCTATTAGGCTTAGATCACGCCGGCGACCAACTATCGACGCCTCCGGCACGACAGCAAGGGCAACTGCAAGAGTGCTTTACCAAGGTCAGGTCAGTTCATGGTTGGCCTGATTCCTTATAGCTCTTTTAATCGTGCTTtagcgaaaaaaaaatcaactttattAACATACAAATCTAAACAAATGCTTATACAGACTCATCCTACAATCGCTTCTAAAAGTTGTTCTTTTATTGAACGAGAAGTTGGTTGTAGTATCAATTCTGTcccttgatttttttatgtggaATTAATACTCATCATGCCTGTATGAATTGTTTTCGTATCTAAAGTTCTAAACCCTCCACCTAAAGAAAAGGTATTCTAGAAAGGGATGTGATCCCTCCTAATACAATGAACCGACGATGGAATCCACTAAGAAGTGAAGAATAACACACCCTAGCTAGTGACAATTAGTATGTGGTCCGTCCAATCATTCTTTCACGCATGTCTCATGCCTCGCTTCACAATTCAGATTGTGGATCCCAAAATCTGAGCTACAGTTACTCTGCCTGCTTACTGTACTACCCTTTTCCCAGTTACCAGGCTGTCAACACAGCAAAGGCCATCGACATGTGGACCACTCCAACAATTTTAACTCGTGGGAGTAAAATGGAGTATGcatgccctctctctctctctctctctctctgtgcaaTATTATTACTGTACATGTACCCCATGTCCCCATCTCTCGTCTCTACCATAACTAGCCTCAAGGGTGTGTGCTACCATGGACTTGTCTCAGGCAAAGACTCTTTTGTACCGTACAAGCTTACCATTtctataaaagtaattttaCGATCCTTGAGaaggtatcaaaattttaatgtaaaatttggtatctcataGTACCTAGATATCAATAGGTATTAAATTTAGAATAGAAAAAATGATATCTCCTCAAAAATCGTAAAATTGTTTTTTCTCTAATAGAAATGGAGAGCGTTGTCCCTCCATTcctttgataaaaaaagaaaaaaaaaattcatgccATTACAGTGTTCTCTCACTACTACCATCCACTAGTGATGATCAGTGCAGTGCTGTAGTAGCATGCAGCATCAGCAGCTGATAGATGCATGTAAAAGTATGCATGTGTTGTGTTTTGCTACCATACCAGTGTCTGGAAGCATTTGTCACTTCAGGCCAGCCTTTTGAAAGGCTTTATTAGCGCTTTACTAAACACGGTATGACATGTACTGGGTGGCTCCACCATAATGTCATGGCAAAATGGCAATGACAATgcacatttttcttttcctttttttttttcttattagcTTCTATCTGAGCGATTTCACATTGCTCTGGTTCTGAAAGATTGGATTTTAACATTGCTCTGATTCTGAAAGATTAGATTTCGCATGCTTGATCTTGATCCTTGAGTACCTAGTTACTTGAAAAGCTACTATACTATTACCATGCTAGTAGCACATTGACAGGGTTCAGATCTCAACCATTAATCTGCATATATTAGGGATTAAAGAAGAAGGATGATACGATGCTCCTCATTATTCTAGTCAGTCTGTTGTGAAAGCTTTCGAAAGGGATGTAGATTTTGATGAGGCCCGCCTGGCTCACTTCTCAAGTGCCATGGAAGAATGGAAGCGTGCAAAACTCCACTAGTTCTTGCC is part of the Oryza glaberrima chromosome 12, OglaRS2, whole genome shotgun sequence genome and harbors:
- the LOC127758056 gene encoding uncharacterized protein LOC127758056 — its product is MGRGGRGGGGGGRSSFRGSSTGTKAVPRAAPATTPAAKSTGTAPATKNTSSGSNDSVIGSIGSAFFDGWGWGTGYGMVQRGMDAVFGPRTVNVVDATSTSSSPAPAAAAAAHPMLDACGAHKKAFQECVAQQGIHVSRCQPYLDMLNDCRRDSAASAAVGVATTTRIL